Proteins encoded in a region of the Agromyces protaetiae genome:
- a CDS encoding Fic family protein: MIIELERARTVLGKGTTPPVVYRQLKALSQLLTSIMSARIEGNRTSILDAVSGVAKTRGPGEFDVDEGVEEILNIQRAVDFVDAAAPSEPISNLFIRELHRLTVEGLRREGDRTPGAYRLGEVRIGQSKHQPPWPADVTDHMNRLIDFVAEPVEPQKQLLQTAIAHHRFLWIHPFGNGNGRVARLLTYAMLVKQGFSSPTDYRAINPTAVFGADRAEYYNQLEHADSLSNDAIISWCTYLLEGLASDVEKLTRLGDADFVTEQLLLPAVERMQRSGGVTVVEARILGTAARKTTITAADLTEVVPGVSAKRSQAIRRLLDRHLLERDPANSRKYHLVFSPNDFTIHLVHRLDRVGLLPRILRDALS; encoded by the coding sequence GTGATCATCGAACTCGAACGCGCGCGGACGGTCCTGGGCAAGGGGACGACGCCCCCTGTGGTGTACCGACAGTTGAAAGCGCTATCGCAGCTCCTGACAAGCATCATGTCAGCGCGGATCGAGGGCAATCGGACGTCGATTCTCGACGCGGTGTCTGGAGTGGCGAAGACCCGAGGCCCTGGTGAGTTCGACGTCGACGAGGGCGTCGAGGAGATCCTGAACATCCAGCGGGCCGTCGACTTCGTTGACGCTGCTGCGCCCTCCGAACCGATCTCGAACCTCTTCATTCGCGAGCTGCACCGGCTTACCGTCGAAGGTCTGCGCCGGGAGGGCGATCGCACGCCGGGGGCGTATCGCCTCGGTGAGGTCAGGATCGGCCAGTCGAAGCATCAGCCGCCGTGGCCGGCAGACGTGACAGATCACATGAACAGGTTGATCGACTTCGTCGCGGAACCAGTCGAACCGCAGAAACAGCTCCTGCAGACGGCGATTGCTCATCACCGCTTCCTCTGGATTCATCCGTTCGGCAACGGCAATGGCCGCGTGGCCCGCCTGCTGACATACGCGATGCTCGTCAAGCAGGGATTCTCATCGCCGACTGACTACCGCGCGATCAACCCGACGGCGGTGTTCGGCGCAGACCGCGCCGAGTACTACAACCAACTCGAGCACGCCGACTCACTGTCGAACGACGCCATCATCTCGTGGTGCACGTACCTCCTCGAGGGTCTCGCGTCCGACGTTGAAAAGCTGACCAGACTCGGCGACGCCGATTTCGTCACCGAACAGCTCCTGCTCCCCGCTGTCGAGCGCATGCAACGCTCAGGCGGTGTGACCGTCGTGGAAGCGCGAATCCTCGGCACCGCCGCCCGGAAGACGACGATCACCGCAGCTGACTTGACCGAGGTTGTCCCTGGGGTGTCGGCCAAGCGCAGCCAAGCGATCCGGCGCCTACTCGACCGCCATCTGCTCGAGCGCGATCCCGCAAACTCGCGGAAGTACCACCTCGTGTTCTCGCCGAACGACTTCACGATCCACCTGGTGCACCGCCTCGACCGCGTCGGCCTACTCCCACGGATCCTGAGGGATGCCCTCTCCTAG